The Nocardioides campestrisoli genome includes a window with the following:
- a CDS encoding ubiquitin-like protein Pup produces the protein MSQEQKQPRRSSQEEESTEAVVEGDVAERKETLDDDVDAILDEIDDVLETNAEDFVKSFIQKGGE, from the coding sequence ATGTCCCAGGAGCAGAAGCAGCCGCGCAGGTCCTCCCAGGAGGAGGAGAGCACCGAGGCCGTCGTCGAAGGCGACGTGGCCGAGCGGAAGGAGACGCTCGACGACGACGTGGACGCGATCCTCGACGAGATCGACGACGTGCTGGAGACCAACGCCGAGGACTTCGTGAAGTCGTTCATCCAGAAGGGCGGGGAGTAG
- the dop gene encoding depupylase/deamidase Dop, whose amino-acid sequence MSVRRVMGTEIEYGISVAGQPHANPMVASSQVVNAYASSTLRARRARWDFEEESPLRDARGYDLSRQVADPSQLTDEDMGLANVILTNGARLYVDHAHPEFATPEVTNPLDAVRWEKAGEQIMLDATLRAAQLPGSPRILLYKNNTDNKGASYGAHENYLMRRSTPFNEIVRHLTPFFVSRQVVCGAGRVGLGQDGRQHGFQVSQRADFFEVEVGLETTLKRPIINTRDEPHADPEKYRRLHVIIGDANMAEISTYLKIGTTSLVLAMIEDRFVSPDLAVENPVAALRAVSHDPTLSHLLTLDDGRRMTAVQLQWEYLDLARKYVDQKLGSDADAQTVDVLARWESVLDRLERDPLLCAGELDWVAKLKLLTQYRDRDGLDWDDPKLHLIDLQYSDLRPEKGLYHRLARAGRIERLLGDAEVEAAMHEPPLDTRAYFRGRCLEKYAPDVAAASWDSVILDLAGHESLQRIPTMDPLRGTQAHVGGLIDACDSAEELFAALTR is encoded by the coding sequence ATGAGCGTACGACGGGTGATGGGCACGGAGATCGAGTACGGCATCTCCGTGGCCGGACAGCCCCACGCAAACCCCATGGTCGCCTCCTCGCAGGTGGTCAACGCCTACGCGAGCTCCACCCTGCGGGCCCGTCGCGCGCGGTGGGACTTCGAGGAGGAGTCGCCGCTGCGCGACGCGCGCGGCTACGACCTCTCCCGGCAGGTGGCCGACCCGAGCCAGCTCACCGACGAGGACATGGGACTGGCCAACGTCATCCTGACCAACGGCGCCCGCCTCTACGTCGACCATGCACACCCGGAGTTCGCCACCCCGGAGGTGACCAACCCGCTGGACGCCGTGCGCTGGGAGAAGGCCGGGGAGCAGATCATGCTCGACGCCACGCTCCGGGCCGCGCAGCTGCCGGGGTCGCCGAGGATCCTGCTCTACAAGAACAACACTGACAACAAGGGCGCCTCGTACGGCGCCCACGAGAACTACCTGATGCGCCGGTCGACCCCGTTCAACGAGATCGTGCGCCACCTGACCCCGTTCTTCGTCAGTCGCCAGGTGGTGTGCGGGGCCGGGCGGGTCGGCCTGGGGCAGGACGGGCGTCAGCACGGCTTCCAGGTGAGCCAGCGCGCCGACTTCTTCGAGGTCGAGGTGGGCCTGGAGACGACGTTGAAGCGGCCCATCATCAACACCCGCGACGAGCCGCACGCGGACCCGGAGAAGTACCGACGCCTGCACGTGATCATCGGCGACGCGAACATGGCCGAGATCTCGACGTACCTGAAGATCGGCACCACCTCCCTGGTCCTGGCGATGATCGAGGACCGGTTCGTCAGCCCGGACCTGGCGGTGGAGAATCCGGTGGCCGCGCTGCGGGCGGTCTCGCACGACCCGACCCTGTCGCACCTGCTGACCCTGGACGACGGCCGGCGGATGACCGCGGTGCAGCTGCAGTGGGAGTACCTCGACCTGGCCCGCAAGTACGTCGACCAGAAGCTCGGCAGCGACGCCGACGCGCAGACCGTGGACGTGCTGGCCCGGTGGGAGTCGGTGCTGGACCGGCTCGAGCGGGACCCGCTGCTGTGCGCCGGTGAGCTCGACTGGGTCGCCAAGCTGAAGCTGCTCACCCAGTACCGGGACCGTGACGGCCTGGACTGGGACGACCCCAAGCTCCACCTGATCGACCTGCAGTACTCCGACCTGCGCCCGGAGAAGGGGCTCTACCACCGGCTCGCGCGGGCCGGCCGGATCGAGCGGCTGCTGGGGGACGCGGAGGTGGAGGCGGCCATGCACGAGCCGCCGCTGGACACGCGTGCCTACTTCCGCGGCCGCTGCCTGGAGAAGTACGCGCCGGACGTGGCAGCTGCCTCCTGGGACTCGGTGATCCTCGACCTGGCCGGCCACGAGTCCCTCCAGCGGATCCCGACGATGGACCCGCTGCGTGGCACCCAGGCGCACGTCGGCGGCCTGATCGACGCCTGCGACAGCGCCGAGGAGCTGTTCGCGGCGCTCACCCGCTGA
- the arc gene encoding proteasome ATPase, producing the protein MSQVGALEDEVVALRRRLAESPGHSHGLELRLADTQRSLAAVTSQNERLAQTLREARDQIMKLKEEVDRLAQPPSGFGTFLARNDDESLDVFTGGRKLRVNASPAVDVDHLVRGQEVMLNEALNVVAAFDFEQVGDVVMLKELLADRERALVIGNADEERVVRLAQPLLEEHLRAGDSLLVDGRSGYAYEKVPKSEVEELVLEEVPDIDYESIGGLVAQIDAIRDAVELPYLHPDLFRDHQLKPPKGVLLYGPPGCGKTLIAKAVANSLAKKVAARTGAEGKSYFLNIKGPELLNKYVGETERHIRLVFQRAREKASHGTPVIVFFDEMDSLFRTRGSGVSSDVENTIVPQLLSEIDGVETLENVLVIGASNREDMIDPAILRPGRLDVKIKIERPDAESARDIFSKYLTPDLPLHADDLAEFGDDRVACVGAMIRATVERMYTESEENRFLEVTYANGDKEVLYFKDFNSGAMIQNIVDRAKKMAIKDLLDHGQRGLRVQHMLQACVDEFKENEDLPNTTNPDDWARISGKKGERIVFIRTLITGKQGTEPGRSIDTVSNTGQYL; encoded by the coding sequence ATGAGCCAGGTGGGCGCGCTGGAGGACGAGGTCGTCGCCCTGAGGCGACGGTTGGCCGAGTCGCCTGGCCACTCGCACGGCCTCGAGCTCAGGCTCGCCGACACCCAGCGGTCGCTGGCCGCGGTGACCAGCCAGAACGAGCGGCTGGCCCAGACGCTCCGCGAGGCTCGTGACCAGATCATGAAGCTCAAGGAGGAGGTCGACCGGCTGGCCCAGCCGCCGTCCGGGTTCGGCACGTTCCTGGCGCGCAACGACGACGAGTCGCTCGACGTCTTCACCGGCGGTCGCAAGCTGCGCGTCAACGCCAGCCCGGCTGTGGACGTGGACCATCTCGTGCGTGGCCAGGAGGTCATGCTCAACGAGGCGCTCAACGTCGTCGCGGCGTTCGACTTCGAGCAGGTCGGCGACGTGGTGATGCTCAAGGAGCTGCTCGCGGACCGCGAGCGGGCCCTGGTCATCGGCAACGCCGACGAGGAGCGCGTCGTCCGGCTCGCCCAGCCGCTGCTCGAGGAGCACCTGCGGGCCGGTGACTCGCTGCTGGTCGACGGCCGCTCGGGCTACGCCTACGAGAAGGTGCCGAAGTCCGAGGTCGAGGAGCTGGTGCTCGAGGAGGTCCCGGACATCGACTACGAGTCGATCGGCGGCCTGGTCGCGCAGATCGACGCCATCCGGGACGCGGTCGAGTTGCCCTACCTGCACCCCGACCTGTTCCGCGACCACCAGCTCAAGCCGCCGAAGGGGGTCCTGCTCTACGGCCCGCCCGGCTGCGGCAAGACGCTGATCGCCAAGGCGGTGGCCAACTCGCTGGCCAAGAAGGTGGCCGCGCGCACCGGCGCGGAGGGGAAGTCGTACTTCCTCAACATCAAGGGCCCCGAGCTCCTCAACAAGTACGTCGGGGAGACCGAGCGGCACATCCGTCTGGTCTTCCAGCGTGCCCGGGAGAAGGCCAGCCACGGGACGCCGGTGATCGTCTTCTTCGACGAGATGGACTCGCTGTTCCGCACCCGCGGCTCCGGGGTCTCCTCGGACGTGGAGAACACGATCGTGCCCCAGTTGCTGAGCGAGATCGACGGCGTCGAGACCCTGGAGAACGTGCTGGTCATCGGTGCCTCGAACCGTGAGGACATGATCGACCCGGCGATTCTGCGCCCGGGACGGCTGGACGTGAAGATCAAGATCGAGCGCCCCGACGCCGAGTCCGCTCGCGACATCTTCTCCAAGTACCTGACCCCCGACCTGCCGTTGCACGCCGACGACCTGGCCGAGTTCGGCGACGACCGGGTGGCCTGCGTGGGCGCGATGATCCGGGCCACGGTGGAGCGGATGTACACCGAGTCCGAGGAGAACCGGTTCCTGGAGGTCACCTACGCCAACGGCGACAAGGAGGTCCTGTACTTCAAGGACTTCAACTCCGGGGCGATGATCCAGAACATCGTGGACCGGGCCAAGAAGATGGCCATCAAGGACCTCCTCGACCACGGACAGCGCGGGCTCCGCGTCCAGCACATGCTTCAGGCGTGCGTCGACGAGTTCAAGGAGAACGAGGACCTGCCCAACACCACGAACCCGGACGACTGGGCCCGGATCTCGGGCAAGAAGGGGGAGCGGATCGTCTTCATCCGCACGCTGATCACCGGCAAGCAGGGCACGGAGCCGGGCCGCTCCATCGACACCGTGTCCAACACCGGTCAGTACCTCTGA
- a CDS encoding tRNA (adenine-N1)-methyltransferase, which produces MSHELSPSTPDVPQDSWSGVHRGPLRVGEWVRLLDQKGRRHNFELVPGKRFFSNRGHLEHDDLIGREEGFTIASSAGGEYLVFRPLLSEFVVSMPRGAAVVYPKDAAQIVSSADIFPGARVVEAGAGSGALTCSLLRAVGPHGQVISWERREEFADVARRNVEQFFGGAHPAWDLRLGDLAEELPGATAEPADKVDRVILDMLAPWECVDAVAGALVPGGIVCAYVATTTQLSRVVETLRAHGGFTEPQAWESLVRDWHVEGLAVRPGHKMIGHTAFLVTARRMAPGQRPPQKKRRPAPGAYGSDYSGPRPADLPPQAAEEPLQG; this is translated from the coding sequence ATGTCCCACGAGCTCAGCCCGTCCACTCCCGACGTCCCGCAAGACTCCTGGTCGGGGGTGCACCGCGGACCGCTCCGAGTCGGCGAGTGGGTCCGGCTGCTGGACCAGAAGGGTCGGCGCCACAACTTCGAGCTCGTGCCCGGCAAGCGCTTCTTCTCCAACCGCGGCCACCTCGAGCACGACGACCTGATCGGGCGCGAGGAGGGCTTCACCATCGCCTCCTCGGCGGGCGGGGAGTACCTGGTCTTCCGGCCCCTGCTCTCGGAGTTCGTGGTCTCCATGCCGCGCGGTGCGGCCGTGGTCTACCCCAAGGACGCCGCCCAGATCGTCTCCTCCGCCGACATCTTCCCCGGAGCCCGGGTGGTGGAGGCCGGCGCGGGGTCCGGTGCGCTGACCTGCTCCCTGCTGCGTGCGGTCGGCCCGCACGGCCAGGTGATCAGCTGGGAGCGGCGCGAGGAGTTCGCCGACGTGGCGCGGCGCAACGTCGAGCAGTTCTTCGGCGGCGCCCATCCCGCCTGGGACCTGCGGCTCGGCGACCTCGCGGAGGAGCTGCCCGGTGCGACCGCGGAGCCCGCCGACAAGGTGGACCGGGTCATCCTCGACATGCTGGCCCCGTGGGAGTGCGTGGACGCGGTGGCCGGCGCCCTGGTCCCCGGCGGGATCGTGTGCGCCTACGTGGCCACCACGACCCAGCTCTCCCGCGTGGTGGAGACGCTGCGCGCGCACGGGGGCTTCACCGAGCCGCAGGCCTGGGAGTCCCTGGTCCGCGACTGGCACGTGGAGGGCCTAGCGGTCCGGCCCGGTCACAAGATGATCGGCCACACGGCGTTCCTCGTCACCGCCCGGCGGATGGCGCCCGGCCAGCGCCCGCCGCAGAAGAAGCGCCGCCCCGCCCCCGGGGCGTACGGCAGCGACTACTCCGGCCCGCGCCCCGCCGACCTGCCCCCGCAGGCGGCGGAGGAGCCGCTCCAGGGCTGA
- a CDS encoding M50 family metallopeptidase: protein MSEPSPGPRETSRPSAPRPPGTLRIGAIAGADVLVSRAWFVVAALLAVVAAPRIEQVEPGLGGWKYVAGAGFALVLCLSVLLHEASHALVARRMGHRVSSITLHALSGRTQIEGETRTAREEFWIAVVGPLVSLLAGACALLLAAMVPDSLLRVALVGLAVVNLIVGTLDLVPGLPLDGGRVLKAAVWQITGSPYRGSVVAGWGGRVVALLVLCWPLVQEQVLGVRPVLVDYLLVLVLAAFLWAGASASLAYTRLQHVLPGVGARALARRALQVPGDVPLSEAVRRAQEAEAGSIVTVGPAGEPVGIVDEAAVLATPVERRPWVPVSAMSRALQPGMSLPADLVGEQLLGALNRCPVPEYLLLEPTGRLYGVLSAADVDRALREAAD from the coding sequence GTGTCCGAGCCGTCCCCCGGCCCGCGCGAGACCAGCCGGCCCTCCGCGCCACGGCCGCCCGGGACCCTCCGGATCGGCGCCATCGCCGGCGCCGACGTGCTGGTGAGCCGTGCCTGGTTCGTGGTCGCCGCGCTGCTCGCGGTCGTCGCCGCACCGAGGATCGAGCAGGTCGAGCCGGGCCTCGGCGGGTGGAAGTACGTCGCCGGCGCGGGGTTCGCCCTCGTCCTGTGTCTCTCCGTGCTCCTGCACGAGGCCTCGCACGCCCTGGTCGCCCGACGGATGGGTCATCGGGTCAGCTCCATCACCCTGCACGCGCTGAGCGGGCGTACCCAGATCGAGGGCGAGACCCGGACCGCCCGCGAGGAGTTCTGGATCGCCGTGGTCGGGCCGCTGGTCTCCCTGCTGGCGGGTGCGTGCGCGCTGCTGCTCGCCGCGATGGTCCCCGACAGCCTCCTGCGGGTGGCGCTGGTCGGACTCGCGGTGGTGAACCTGATCGTGGGCACCCTGGACCTGGTCCCGGGTCTCCCGCTCGACGGGGGCCGGGTGCTCAAGGCGGCGGTCTGGCAGATCACCGGCAGCCCCTATCGCGGCTCTGTGGTGGCGGGCTGGGGCGGTCGCGTGGTGGCGCTCCTGGTGCTGTGCTGGCCGCTGGTCCAGGAGCAGGTGCTGGGGGTCCGGCCGGTGCTGGTGGACTACCTGCTCGTCCTGGTGCTGGCCGCCTTCCTCTGGGCGGGGGCGAGCGCCTCGCTGGCCTACACCCGGCTCCAGCACGTGCTGCCAGGCGTCGGCGCCCGGGCCCTGGCCCGCAGAGCGCTCCAGGTGCCGGGCGACGTCCCGCTCTCCGAGGCGGTCCGGCGCGCGCAGGAGGCGGAGGCCGGCAGCATCGTGACCGTCGGGCCGGCAGGTGAGCCGGTGGGCATCGTCGACGAGGCCGCGGTGCTGGCCACCCCGGTCGAGCGTCGACCCTGGGTGCCGGTCTCGGCGATGAGCCGGGCGCTGCAGCCGGGGATGTCGCTGCCCGCCGACCTGGTGGGCGAGCAGCTGCTGGGAGCCCTCAACCGGTGCCCGGTCCCGGAGTACCTGCTGCTCGAGCCCACCGGTCGGCTCTACGGCGTGCTCTCGGCGGCCGACGTCGATCGCGCGCTGCGGGAGGCCGCCGACTAG
- a CDS encoding RecB family exonuclease translates to MSSEATPVDGIRVLDSLSPSRAGDFLACPLRYRFRTVDRLPERPSPAAARGSVVHRVLELLFDLPAEERTPARAAEMLRPAWEELLEAEPVLAELFADAAAGVDGADRGQEDHGADEAPELDSWLAGCATVLERWFGLEDPQRLEPAERETYVETVLDSGLLLRGYVDRLDVAPDGRMRIVDYKTGRAPDERFEAAALFQLRFYALVLWRSRGVVPSMLQLVYLGNGEILRYQPDEDDLRATERKIEAVWQAIRTAAEEEDWRPRPGPLCAWCSFQELCPAYGGTPPPVPSAHVPEGPTDEADQAGVDSTTASPRGLITPEAISSA, encoded by the coding sequence ATGAGCAGCGAGGCGACCCCGGTGGACGGCATCCGGGTCCTGGACTCCCTGTCCCCCAGCCGGGCGGGCGACTTCCTCGCCTGCCCGCTGCGCTACCGGTTCCGCACGGTCGACCGGCTGCCCGAGCGGCCCTCTCCGGCCGCGGCTCGGGGCTCGGTGGTCCACCGCGTGCTCGAGCTGCTCTTCGACCTCCCGGCCGAGGAGCGCACTCCTGCCAGGGCGGCCGAGATGCTGCGGCCGGCCTGGGAGGAGCTGCTCGAGGCCGAGCCGGTCCTGGCCGAGCTGTTCGCGGACGCGGCTGCCGGGGTGGACGGAGCGGACCGAGGTCAGGAGGATCACGGGGCGGACGAGGCGCCCGAGCTCGACTCCTGGCTGGCTGGCTGCGCGACCGTGCTCGAACGGTGGTTCGGCCTGGAGGACCCGCAGCGCCTGGAGCCGGCCGAGCGCGAGACCTACGTGGAGACCGTGCTGGACTCCGGCCTCCTGCTCCGCGGGTACGTCGACCGGCTCGACGTGGCTCCCGACGGCCGGATGCGGATCGTCGACTACAAGACCGGCCGCGCCCCCGACGAGCGCTTCGAGGCCGCCGCGCTCTTCCAGCTCCGCTTCTACGCCCTGGTGCTGTGGCGCTCCCGCGGGGTCGTGCCGTCGATGCTCCAGCTGGTCTACCTGGGCAACGGCGAGATCCTCCGCTACCAGCCCGACGAGGACGACCTGCGAGCCACCGAGCGCAAGATCGAGGCCGTCTGGCAGGCGATCCGCACCGCCGCCGAGGAGGAGGACTGGCGCCCCCGCCCCGGTCCCCTCTGCGCATGGTGCAGCTTCCAGGAGCTCTGTCCCGCGTACGGCGGCACCCCGCCGCCGGTGCCCTCGGCACACGTGCCCGAGGGTCCGACGGACGAGGCGGATCAGGCGGGAGTGGACTCCACGACGGCGTCCCCGCGCGGCCTGATCACGCCCGAGGCGATCTCCTCGGCGTAG
- a CDS encoding ABC transporter ATP-binding protein — MREPLLKVEGLKVHFPIRDGLLLNRQVGAVKAVDGVDLEIAAGRTLGLVGESGCGKSTLGRAILRLSPVTEGRVVFDGTDVASLKGERLRAIRQDMQMVFQDPLASLNPRQSVETILTEPLKAHGVKYDRRTRVRELLEQVGLPASAAQKYPHEFSGGQRQRIGIARAVALEPRLVIADEPVSALDVSIQAQVLNLLEDLQQQLGLTYLVIAHDLAVVRHVSDDVAVMYLGGIVEQAPSDQLYDAPLHPYTKALMSAVPVPDPHVEASRERILLRGDLPSPAAPPSGCRFHTRCPFRQAERCDTERPLLRVVSQGEASHRVACHYAEEIASGVIRPRGDAVVESTPA; from the coding sequence ATGAGGGAGCCGCTGCTCAAGGTCGAAGGGCTCAAGGTCCACTTCCCGATCCGCGACGGGCTGCTGCTGAACCGTCAGGTCGGCGCGGTCAAGGCGGTCGACGGGGTCGACCTGGAGATCGCCGCCGGTCGGACGCTGGGCCTGGTGGGGGAGTCGGGCTGCGGCAAGTCGACCCTGGGCCGCGCCATCCTGCGGCTGTCTCCGGTGACCGAGGGACGCGTCGTGTTCGACGGCACCGACGTGGCCTCGCTCAAGGGTGAGCGGCTGCGCGCCATCCGGCAGGACATGCAGATGGTCTTCCAGGACCCGCTCGCCAGCCTCAACCCTCGACAGTCCGTCGAGACGATCCTCACCGAGCCGCTGAAGGCGCACGGGGTGAAGTACGACCGCCGGACCCGGGTCCGGGAGCTGCTGGAGCAGGTGGGCCTGCCGGCCAGTGCCGCGCAGAAGTATCCGCACGAGTTCTCGGGCGGCCAGCGTCAGCGGATCGGGATCGCCCGGGCGGTGGCGCTGGAGCCGCGGCTGGTGATCGCCGACGAGCCCGTCTCCGCGCTCGACGTCTCCATCCAGGCGCAGGTGCTCAACCTGCTCGAGGACCTGCAGCAGCAGCTGGGGCTGACCTACCTGGTGATCGCGCACGACCTGGCGGTGGTGCGCCACGTCTCGGACGACGTCGCGGTCATGTACCTCGGCGGCATCGTCGAACAGGCACCCTCGGACCAGCTCTACGACGCGCCGCTCCACCCGTACACGAAGGCCCTGATGTCGGCCGTCCCGGTCCCGGACCCGCACGTCGAGGCGTCGCGGGAGCGCATCCTGCTGCGCGGGGACCTGCCGTCGCCCGCCGCACCCCCGTCGGGCTGTCGCTTCCACACCCGGTGCCCGTTCCGGCAGGCCGAGCGCTGCGACACCGAGCGCCCGCTGCTGCGGGTCGTGAGCCAGGGCGAGGCCAGCCACCGGGTGGCCTGCCACTACGCCGAGGAGATCGCCTCGGGCGTGATCAGGCCGCGCGGGGACGCCGTCGTGGAGTCCACTCCCGCCTGA
- a CDS encoding ABC transporter ATP-binding protein: MNTVSSPANPSGTGPGTGIPGATVSAVPRPAGSRRAGGEQPLLKVRNLSVEFGLKGQRRVRAVDEVSFDIHAGEHVGLVGESGSGKSVTSLAIMGLLPARGVHVSGEVLYQGENLLTQSPRQMSRLRGREIAMVFQDPMTSLNPVVPIGLQLTEVIRRHQDLSRKGAQRRAIDLLEQVGIPDPARRVGEYPHQLSGGMRQRVLIAIALACGPKLLIADEPTTALDVTIQAQVLEVLKELVADTDAALLMITHDLGVVAGLCDQVNVMYSGRIVESTGREPLFMRPRHPYTGGLLASIPRLDSPRGVPLRPIPGSPTQTIPWTQGCAFAPRCQNRVERCTTEPPALEPDSDRLLRCFNPLVATETEEVR; encoded by the coding sequence ATGAACACTGTCTCCAGTCCTGCCAACCCCAGCGGCACGGGCCCGGGCACCGGGATCCCGGGCGCCACCGTCTCGGCCGTCCCCCGGCCGGCCGGCTCTCGCCGTGCCGGCGGCGAGCAGCCCCTGCTCAAGGTGCGGAACCTGAGCGTGGAGTTCGGCCTGAAGGGCCAGCGCCGGGTGCGCGCGGTCGACGAGGTCTCCTTCGACATCCACGCCGGCGAGCACGTCGGTCTGGTGGGGGAGTCCGGCAGCGGCAAGTCCGTGACGTCGCTGGCGATCATGGGCCTGCTACCGGCTCGCGGGGTGCACGTGAGCGGCGAGGTGCTCTACCAGGGCGAGAACCTGCTCACCCAGTCGCCGCGCCAGATGAGTCGCCTGCGGGGCCGGGAGATCGCCATGGTCTTCCAGGACCCGATGACCTCGCTCAATCCGGTCGTGCCCATCGGGCTGCAGCTCACCGAGGTGATCCGCAGGCACCAGGACCTCAGCCGCAAGGGCGCCCAGCGCCGCGCGATCGACCTGCTCGAGCAGGTCGGGATCCCGGACCCGGCGCGCCGGGTGGGGGAGTACCCGCACCAGCTCTCGGGCGGCATGCGGCAGCGGGTGCTGATCGCGATCGCGCTCGCCTGCGGCCCCAAGCTGCTGATCGCCGACGAGCCGACCACCGCGCTCGACGTCACCATCCAGGCCCAGGTCCTGGAGGTGCTCAAGGAGCTGGTCGCCGACACGGACGCCGCGCTGCTGATGATCACCCACGACCTGGGGGTCGTGGCGGGGCTGTGCGACCAGGTCAACGTCATGTACTCGGGCCGGATCGTGGAGTCGACCGGACGCGAGCCGCTCTTCATGCGCCCGCGGCACCCCTACACGGGCGGGCTGCTGGCCAGCATCCCGCGGCTCGACTCCCCTCGGGGCGTCCCGCTGCGACCGATCCCCGGATCGCCCACGCAGACGATCCCGTGGACTCAGGGGTGCGCGTTCGCGCCCCGCTGCCAGAACCGCGTCGAGCGGTGCACCACCGAGCCTCCGGCGCTGGAGCCGGACTCCGACCGGCTGCTGCGCTGCTTCAACCCGTTGGTCGCAACCGAGACGGAGGAGGTCCGATGA
- a CDS encoding ABC transporter permease has translation MSIPIPPAQTTGFDLVPVDDAPGVGLWRAAWRRLRRNPTAIVGALIVLGFVVVALAAPLLTPYQPGTAEWSGQVTPSSVPGPSEDHLLGLDRFGSDLYTQMLYGARQSLLYGIVATAIGLVLGAGLGILAGGAASIGGRFGGWIDSTVMRVVDIMLSVPSLLLAVSIAAVLGQNPYAVMIAIGVAQVPIFARLLRGSMLAQGRSDYVLAASALGLRKRRIVMGHVLPNSLGPTIVQATLNLATAIIEVAALSFLGLGQPDPAVAEWGRMLVAAQDRFQVAPLLAILPGAAIAVTALGFTLFGEALREALDPRSRR, from the coding sequence ATGAGCATTCCCATCCCGCCCGCCCAGACGACCGGCTTCGACCTGGTCCCGGTCGACGACGCTCCGGGGGTCGGCCTCTGGCGTGCCGCCTGGCGGCGTCTGCGCCGCAACCCCACGGCGATCGTCGGGGCCCTGATCGTGCTCGGCTTCGTGGTGGTCGCGCTCGCGGCGCCGCTGCTCACCCCCTACCAGCCCGGCACCGCCGAGTGGTCCGGGCAGGTGACGCCCTCCAGCGTCCCGGGACCCAGCGAGGACCACCTGCTCGGTCTGGACCGCTTCGGCTCCGACCTCTACACGCAGATGCTCTACGGCGCGCGCCAGTCGCTCCTCTACGGGATCGTCGCCACCGCCATCGGGCTGGTGCTCGGTGCCGGTCTCGGCATCCTGGCGGGCGGCGCGGCGAGCATCGGCGGCCGGTTCGGCGGCTGGATCGACTCCACCGTGATGCGGGTCGTCGACATCATGCTCTCGGTGCCCAGCCTGCTGCTGGCCGTGAGCATCGCCGCCGTCCTGGGGCAGAACCCGTACGCCGTGATGATCGCCATCGGCGTGGCCCAGGTGCCGATCTTCGCCCGTCTGCTGCGTGGGTCGATGCTGGCCCAGGGCCGGTCCGACTACGTGCTGGCCGCCTCGGCGCTCGGGCTCCGCAAGCGCCGGATCGTGATGGGCCACGTGCTGCCCAACTCGCTCGGTCCGACGATCGTGCAGGCCACGCTCAACCTCGCGACGGCCATCATCGAGGTCGCCGCCCTCTCCTTCCTCGGCCTCGGCCAGCCCGACCCGGCCGTCGCCGAGTGGGGACGCATGCTGGTGGCCGCGCAGGACCGCTTCCAGGTGGCGCCGCTGCTGGCCATCCTCCCCGGTGCGGCCATCGCCGTCACCGCCCTGGGCTTCACCCTCTTCGGCGAGGCCCTGCGCGAGGCCCTCGACCCCAGGAGCCGACGATGA
- a CDS encoding ABC transporter permease, with protein sequence MLRFVLRRLALMVPVLVGLSILLFAWVRALPGDPARALLGQRATPEGIARINDLYGFDEPLLQQYVTYVQALLSGDFGRSIRTGQPVTESFLEKFPGTLELGLAALLIAVLVGVPLGYYAAKHQGRFLDTAIVSGSLLGVVTPVFFLAILLKLVFADWLGLLPTSLRQDARMEATHVTNFYVLDGILTQEWDAAWDAAVHLILPAIALATIPLAIIVRITRAAVSEVLDEDYVRTANSKGLATQVISRRHVLRNALLPVVTTIGLQAGLLFSGAVLTETVFAWNGIGKYLFEAIGQRDYPVLQGYILFIAVIYALINLAVDVAYGVIDPRVRVS encoded by the coding sequence ATGCTGCGCTTTGTCCTCCGGCGGCTGGCCCTGATGGTGCCGGTGCTCGTCGGACTCTCGATCCTGCTCTTCGCGTGGGTCCGGGCCCTTCCCGGTGACCCGGCACGGGCCTTGCTCGGACAACGAGCAACGCCGGAGGGCATCGCGCGGATCAACGACCTGTACGGCTTCGACGAACCACTGCTCCAGCAGTACGTCACCTACGTCCAGGCCCTGCTCAGCGGCGACTTCGGCCGCTCGATCAGGACCGGGCAGCCGGTGACGGAGAGCTTCCTGGAGAAGTTCCCCGGGACGCTCGAGCTGGGCCTGGCGGCCCTGCTCATCGCGGTCCTGGTCGGGGTGCCGCTGGGCTACTACGCGGCCAAGCACCAGGGCCGGTTCCTCGACACCGCCATCGTGTCCGGGTCGCTGCTCGGGGTCGTCACCCCCGTCTTCTTCCTGGCCATCCTGCTCAAGCTCGTCTTCGCCGACTGGCTGGGCCTGCTGCCGACCAGCCTGCGGCAGGACGCGCGGATGGAGGCCACGCACGTCACGAACTTCTACGTCCTGGACGGCATCCTCACCCAGGAGTGGGACGCCGCCTGGGACGCCGCGGTCCACCTGATCCTGCCGGCCATCGCGCTGGCCACGATCCCGCTGGCGATCATCGTCCGGATCACCCGGGCCGCCGTCTCCGAGGTGCTGGACGAGGACTACGTCCGCACCGCGAACAGCAAGGGCCTGGCCACCCAGGTCATCTCCCGCCGGCACGTGCTGCGCAACGCGCTGCTGCCGGTGGTCACCACGATCGGGCTCCAGGCCGGCCTGCTGTTCAGCGGGGCGGTGCTCACCGAGACCGTCTTCGCCTGGAACGGCATCGGCAAGTACCTGTTCGAGGCGATCGGACAACGTGACTATCCGGTGCTCCAGGGCTACATCCTGTTCATCGCGGTGATCTACGCCCTCATCAACCTGGCCGTGGACGTCGCCTACGGCGTGATCGATCCCCGGGTGCGTGTCTCATGA